The proteins below come from a single bacterium genomic window:
- the rodA gene encoding rod shape-determining protein RodA, translating into MPQPEKGGEFDYPLFIVTSITAIGGIAMIQSATHESGLTSTGMMWIKQVSWFGLGLAAMAGIVRVDYRLLRQLAPIIYGLIIISLIGVLFSPPIHHTRSWFTLGPVSIQPSEFAKLATILTLASFMAGRKEIVSKPLGLIIPFFIVGLPVALILKQPDIGTSLVFIPILLAMLYVSSARGSHLFAVVAVGVLSMSLPLLSSWVQLQPDEGIPPFLLSLLKSASHPRKIGIFLGGLGLALSGLFVALKIIRLRVKFATFFFTFLVMAIGLLSSIIADRFLQGYQRKRLLVFLDPNIDPLGAGYNIIQSKIAIGSGGIFGKGWRAGTQSQLGFLPEQPTDFIFSVVGEEWGFVGACLLLSLLLFIIYRGLAAAFGSEDDFARLVAVGIASMIGAQSLINVGMAIGIMPVTGLPLPLISYGGSSLFVTMLSLGILINIRGQKGVRRYSW; encoded by the coding sequence ATGCCCCAACCGGAAAAAGGAGGCGAGTTCGATTACCCTCTCTTTATAGTTACCTCTATTACGGCTATAGGGGGGATTGCTATGATCCAAAGCGCTACCCACGAAAGCGGCCTGACCAGCACTGGCATGATGTGGATCAAGCAGGTGAGCTGGTTCGGGCTGGGGTTAGCGGCTATGGCCGGAATTGTCCGGGTTGATTACCGGTTGTTAAGACAACTGGCTCCCATTATTTATGGTTTGATTATTATAAGTCTAATCGGGGTTCTTTTCTCCCCGCCTATCCATCATACCCGCAGTTGGTTTACCTTAGGTCCTGTTTCTATCCAGCCCTCAGAATTTGCCAAGCTGGCGACAATTCTCACCTTAGCTTCCTTTATGGCTGGGCGGAAAGAGATTGTTTCCAAACCTCTGGGGCTAATTATTCCTTTCTTTATCGTCGGGTTACCGGTAGCCTTAATTCTGAAACAGCCTGATATCGGGACATCGCTGGTCTTTATCCCTATCCTTTTAGCTATGCTTTATGTAAGTTCGGCCAGGGGGAGTCATCTGTTTGCGGTGGTGGCGGTGGGGGTCTTAAGTATGAGTCTCCCTCTTCTCTCCAGTTGGGTTCAACTTCAACCGGACGAAGGCATTCCGCCTTTCTTATTATCATTACTCAAATCAGCCAGCCATCCTCGAAAAATCGGAATCTTTCTGGGCGGGCTGGGGCTGGCTTTATCAGGACTTTTTGTAGCGCTGAAAATCATTCGTCTCCGGGTTAAATTCGCGACCTTCTTTTTTACCTTTTTAGTTATGGCGATTGGCCTTTTATCCTCCATAATCGCCGACCGTTTTCTCCAGGGATATCAGCGTAAACGTTTATTGGTCTTCCTTGACCCAAACATTGATCCTCTTGGGGCAGGATATAACATTATCCAGTCCAAGATTGCCATTGGTTCAGGGGGGATATTTGGCAAGGGTTGGCGCGCCGGAACCCAGAGTCAGCTTGGTTTTTTGCCGGAACAGCCAACTGATTTCATCTTTTCGGTAGTAGGTGAAGAATGGGGATTCGTAGGGGCATGCCTCCTTCTTTCTCTCTTACTTTTCATAATCTATCGAGGATTGGCGGCGGCCTTTGGAAGTGAGGATGATTTTGCCAGGCTGGTGGCGGTGGGTATTGCTTCCATGATTGGCGCTCAGAGCTTGATCAATGTGGGTATGGCGATCGGCATAATGCCGGTTACTGGCTTGCCATTGCCTTTGATAAGCTATGGAGGCTCTTCTCTATTTGTCACCATGCTCTCTCTAGGCATCTTGATCAACATCCGCGGTCAAAAAGGGGTTCGTCGATATAGTTGGTGA
- a CDS encoding CsgG/HfaB family protein: protein MQKITLGVVSVLLAISLGLLGCAATGGGAARTNRTETVEVQPQPEVERYYGPKKRIAVVDFEAKSPHAGWDIGTGMAEMLITALHETGRFIVVERQAIKDIIQEQDLGTGGRVRPETAAKVGEILGAQILVRGAITEFEERETGGGVGGVFKGIGVGVGGYTAHVAVDIRMYDSTTGQILESHRSEGKARTRGLAVGTSYKNITFGGATFKKTPLGEATRQAIEDMVAFVVDKMELRPWEGRIIKAEGEKVYINAGEESGIKVGHLFDCYQVGEELIDPETGLSLGTEEEKRGQLQAVTVQEKYAIAKPVKGSGFKRGDIVRFTGGGE, encoded by the coding sequence ATGCAAAAAATAACCTTAGGCGTAGTGTCTGTTTTATTGGCTATCTCTCTGGGGTTGCTTGGTTGTGCGGCGACGGGTGGAGGCGCCGCCAGAACAAACCGGACGGAGACCGTCGAGGTTCAACCTCAACCAGAGGTAGAGAGGTATTATGGACCCAAGAAACGGATTGCCGTAGTTGATTTTGAAGCCAAGTCGCCCCATGCGGGATGGGACATCGGGACAGGGATGGCTGAAATGCTTATCACTGCCTTGCATGAGACAGGCCGGTTTATCGTAGTTGAACGGCAGGCCATTAAAGACATTATCCAAGAACAGGACCTGGGGACTGGTGGTCGCGTAAGACCGGAAACGGCCGCCAAAGTGGGCGAGATCCTTGGAGCCCAAATCCTGGTCAGAGGGGCAATAACTGAATTTGAAGAACGTGAAACTGGTGGAGGGGTAGGTGGTGTATTCAAGGGTATTGGCGTCGGCGTCGGCGGCTATACGGCCCACGTGGCTGTTGACATCAGGATGTATGATTCTACCACCGGACAGATACTTGAGTCCCATCGCTCAGAGGGCAAGGCCAGGACAAGAGGTCTGGCCGTCGGCACCAGTTACAAGAATATTACCTTCGGCGGAGCGACTTTCAAAAAGACCCCGCTGGGAGAGGCAACCCGCCAAGCCATAGAAGATATGGTAGCCTTTGTGGTGGACAAGATGGAGCTTAGACCGTGGGAAGGAAGGATAATCAAGGCCGAGGGAGAGAAGGTCTATATCAACGCCGGCGAGGAAAGCGGTATCAAAGTCGGCCACCTGTTTGATTGCTATCAGGTGGGCGAAGAGCTAATCGATCCTGAAACAGGATTATCTCTGGGGACAGAGGAAGAAAAGAGGGGACAGCTTCAAGCCGTTACGGTCCAAGAGAAATACGCCATCGCTAAGCCAGTAAAGGGTTCCGGCTTTAAGCGAGGTGATATTGTTCGCTTTACGGGTGGCGGGGAATAG
- the proB gene encoding glutamate 5-kinase, with the protein MRRIVVKVGTSILALESGELTTQYISKLAGDLAYLCQSGLEVILVSSGAIGAGMKRLGLNQRPKSIPLKQAAAAVGQSRLMQVYEHLFGRTKQKVAQILLTHRDLADRRSYINTYNTLLTLLEYRIIPIINENDSVAVEEIKFGDNDTLAALVANLIEADALFILTDTDGLYSSDPRLGKGKLIRQVEEITPELFNLAGGTREATSTGGMITKLQAAKIAVRAGITVIIANGKKEKIIEEIMGGTEVGTVFLPHGNPLAARKRWIVFHLHPKGKIVVDAGAAEALLKRGKSLLPSGILKVEHNFGIGEAVVVTDHSGKDLAKGLTNYSSYELGKIKGKQTSQIEEILGYKYYDEVIHRDNLALLV; encoded by the coding sequence ATGAGAAGAATTGTGGTTAAGGTGGGCACCAGTATCCTGGCTTTAGAGTCCGGAGAACTGACCACCCAATATATCTCCAAATTAGCAGGGGATTTGGCCTATCTATGCCAGTCCGGTCTGGAGGTTATTCTGGTCAGTTCCGGGGCAATTGGGGCCGGTATGAAACGGTTGGGGCTTAATCAACGGCCCAAATCAATCCCCCTTAAACAAGCCGCAGCCGCGGTGGGTCAATCACGGTTGATGCAAGTCTATGAACACCTCTTTGGCCGGACCAAACAGAAAGTAGCTCAAATACTGCTCACCCACCGCGACTTAGCCGACAGGCGAAGTTATATTAATACCTATAATACCCTTCTTACCCTGTTAGAATACCGCATTATCCCCATTATCAATGAGAACGATTCGGTGGCGGTTGAGGAGATAAAATTTGGGGATAATGACACCCTGGCTGCCCTGGTGGCCAATCTGATTGAGGCTGATGCCCTTTTCATCCTGACCGATACCGATGGACTTTATAGTTCCGATCCCAGACTGGGTAAAGGAAAACTTATTCGCCAGGTAGAGGAGATTACTCCAGAACTGTTTAACCTGGCCGGGGGAACCAGGGAAGCCACCTCAACGGGGGGAATGATCACCAAACTTCAGGCAGCCAAGATTGCGGTTCGAGCTGGAATAACGGTTATTATCGCCAATGGCAAAAAGGAAAAAATCATCGAGGAAATTATGGGTGGAACTGAGGTGGGCACAGTATTTCTACCCCACGGTAATCCTCTGGCCGCCAGAAAGAGGTGGATTGTATTTCATCTTCATCCTAAGGGGAAGATTGTGGTTGACGCCGGGGCAGCCGAGGCCCTTTTAAAACGAGGGAAAAGTCTTCTCCCTTCAGGGATACTCAAAGTAGAACATAACTTCGGCATCGGCGAGGCAGTGGTAGTGACCGACCACTCCGGAAAAGATCTGGCTAAAGGTTTGACCAATTACTCCAGTTATGAGTTAGGAAAGATAAAAGGAAAGCAGACCAGCCAGATTGAGGAGATATTGGGCTACAAATACTATGATGAGGTCATCCACAGAGACAATTTAGCGCTGCTTGTTTAG